A genomic segment from Streptomyces sp. NBC_01233 encodes:
- the atpB gene encoding F0F1 ATP synthase subunit A encodes MTLAFEINCHFEDGTGCGFPGPTLYSFLFHPIFGDADSNLYFNKTMLLALLGSVIIVGFFWAAFRKPKVVPGKLQMVAEAGYDFVRRGIVYETLGKKEGEKYVPFMVATFFFVWMMNLWSIVPLAQFPVTAVIAYPAGLALVIYIMWMSVTFKRHGFVGGFKNITGYDKSLGGILPLVMVIEFFSNVLVRPFTHAVRLFANMFAGHTLLLLFTIASWYLLNGIGIAYAGVSFVMVIVMTAFELFIQAVQAYVFVLLACSFLQGAVAEHH; translated from the coding sequence ATGACGCTCGCCTTCGAGATCAATTGTCATTTCGAAGACGGCACTGGCTGCGGCTTCCCGGGCCCGACCCTGTACTCGTTCCTGTTCCACCCGATCTTCGGTGACGCGGACAGCAACCTGTACTTCAACAAGACGATGCTGCTGGCCCTGCTGGGCTCGGTCATCATCGTCGGCTTCTTCTGGGCCGCGTTCCGGAAGCCGAAGGTCGTCCCGGGCAAGCTGCAGATGGTCGCCGAGGCGGGCTACGACTTCGTGCGCCGCGGCATCGTCTACGAGACGCTGGGCAAGAAGGAAGGCGAGAAGTACGTCCCCTTCATGGTCGCGACGTTCTTCTTCGTCTGGATGATGAACCTCTGGTCGATCGTCCCGCTCGCCCAGTTCCCGGTGACCGCGGTCATCGCGTACCCGGCCGGCCTGGCCCTCGTCATCTACATCATGTGGATGTCGGTGACCTTCAAGCGCCACGGCTTCGTCGGCGGCTTCAAGAACATCACCGGCTACGACAAGTCCCTCGGCGGGATCCTGCCGCTGGTCATGGTGATCGAGTTCTTCTCGAACGTCCTGGTCCGCCCCTTCACCCACGCGGTCCGACTGTTCGCGAACATGTTCGCCGGTCACACCCTGCTGCTGCTGTTCACCATCGCCAGCTGGTACCTGCTGAACGGGATCGGCATCGCCTACGCGGGCGTCTCGTTCGTCATGGTCATCGTGATGACCGCGTTCGAGCTCTTCATCCAGGCCGTCCAGGCCTACGTCTTCGTGCTCCTGGCCTGCAGCTTCCTGCAGGGTGCGGTCGCCGAGCACCACTGA
- a CDS encoding F0F1 ATP synthase subunit gamma encodes MGAQLRVYKRRIRAITATKKITKAMEMIAASRIVKAQRKVAASMPYATELTRAVTAVATGSNTKHALTTEVEQPTRAAILLITSDRGLAGGYSSNAIKQAERLTERLRAEGKEVDTYIVGRKGVAYFGFRERKVADSWTGFTDSPAYADAKRVAGPLIEAIQLDTAEGGVDELHVVYTEFVSMMTQNAVDGRMLPLSLDKAEEETGAKGEILPLFDFEPSAEDVLDALLPRYVESRIYNALLQSAASEHAARRRAMKSATDNAGDLIKSLSRLANAARQAEITQEISEIVGGASAMADATAGSDK; translated from the coding sequence ATGGGAGCGCAGCTCCGGGTCTACAAGCGTCGCATCCGTGCCATCACGGCGACCAAGAAGATCACCAAGGCGATGGAGATGATCGCCGCCTCGCGCATCGTCAAGGCGCAGCGCAAGGTGGCGGCGTCGATGCCGTACGCGACCGAGCTCACCCGTGCGGTGACCGCGGTGGCGACCGGTTCGAACACCAAGCACGCCCTGACGACCGAGGTCGAGCAGCCGACCCGTGCCGCGATCCTGCTCATCACGAGCGACCGCGGTCTGGCCGGCGGCTACTCCTCGAACGCCATCAAGCAGGCGGAGCGGCTCACCGAGCGGCTGCGCGCTGAGGGCAAGGAGGTCGACACGTACATCGTCGGCCGCAAGGGTGTCGCCTACTTCGGGTTCCGCGAGCGCAAGGTCGCGGATTCGTGGACCGGCTTCACCGACAGCCCGGCCTACGCCGACGCCAAGCGCGTCGCCGGACCGCTGATCGAGGCCATCCAGCTGGACACGGCCGAGGGCGGCGTCGACGAGCTGCACGTCGTCTACACGGAATTCGTGTCGATGATGACGCAGAACGCGGTCGACGGCCGGATGCTGCCGCTCAGCCTCGACAAGGCAGAGGAGGAGACCGGCGCGAAGGGCGAGATCCTTCCGCTGTTCGACTTCGAGCCGTCGGCGGAGGACGTCCTCGACGCCCTTCTGCCGCGCTACGTCGAGAGCCGCATCTACAACGCACTGCTGCAGTCGGCCGCTTCCGAGCACGCCGCCCGCCGCCGCGCGATGAAGTCGGCGACCGACAACGCCGGAGACCTCATCAAGAGCCTCTCCCGGCTTGCCAACGCGGCCCGCCAGGCCGAAATCACCCAGGAAATCAGCGAGATCGTCGGTGGCGCGAGCGCCATGGCTGACGCGACCGCGGGGAGTGACAAGTAA
- a CDS encoding arsenate reductase/protein-tyrosine-phosphatase family protein, producing the protein MSPEGRGIAGGTFRILHVSTGNVCRSPITERLTRHALSHRLGGIVTGDLIVESAGTWGHEGAPMEANAAAVLADFGADASGFTGRELLDEHVIRADLVLTATRDHRAQVISMGHSAGLRTFTLKEFTRLVRAIDPATLPPLDDGMAERARALVRAAAALRGWLLAPSPDADEVYDPYGAPITFFRSIGDEINQALDPVVTALTGVTASR; encoded by the coding sequence GTGAGCCCTGAGGGGCGTGGCATAGCTGGGGGAACTTTCCGCATACTCCACGTCAGCACCGGCAACGTGTGCCGCTCGCCGATCACCGAGCGGCTGACGCGGCACGCCCTGTCGCACCGGCTCGGCGGGATCGTGACCGGCGACCTCATCGTGGAGAGCGCGGGTACCTGGGGCCACGAGGGCGCCCCGATGGAGGCCAACGCGGCCGCCGTACTGGCGGACTTCGGAGCCGACGCCTCCGGCTTCACCGGGCGGGAACTGCTGGACGAGCACGTCATACGCGCCGACCTGGTCCTGACCGCCACGCGCGACCACCGGGCGCAGGTCATCTCGATGGGTCACTCGGCCGGCCTGCGGACCTTCACGCTGAAGGAATTCACCCGGCTGGTGCGGGCGATAGATCCGGCCACGCTGCCGCCGCTGGACGACGGCATGGCGGAGCGGGCACGGGCGCTGGTGCGGGCCGCCGCGGCGCTGCGGGGGTGGCTGCTGGCCCCTTCGCCGGACGCGGACGAGGTGTACGACCCGTACGGGGCGCCGATCACCTTCTTCCGCTCGATCGGCGACGAGATCAACCAGGCGCTGGACCCCGTGGTCACGGCCCTGACGGGCGTCACGGCCTCCCGCTGA
- a CDS encoding F0F1 ATP synthase subunit delta — translation MNGASREALASARERLDALTDNTSVDAAKLAGELAAVTALLDREVSLRRVLTDPAQSGEAKAELAGRLLGGQVGGETLDLVSGMVRSRWSQSRDLVDSLEELAATADLTAAQQGDALDNVEDEVFRFGRIVSSSTELRSALTDRAATASAKSELLRSLLGGKVNAVTERLVIRLVTHPRGRSLEAGLESLSKLAAERRDRMVATVTSAVPLSDVQKTRLGAVLAKLYGRQMHLNLDVDPEVLGGISVRVGDEVIDGTIADRLAEASRRMAG, via the coding sequence ATGAACGGAGCGAGCCGCGAGGCGCTGGCCTCCGCGCGTGAGCGTCTCGACGCGCTGACGGACAACACGTCCGTCGACGCTGCGAAGCTCGCCGGTGAGCTGGCTGCCGTCACCGCGCTGCTCGACCGTGAGGTCTCGCTGCGTCGGGTCCTCACCGACCCGGCGCAGTCCGGCGAGGCCAAGGCCGAGCTGGCCGGACGGCTGCTCGGCGGCCAGGTCGGCGGGGAGACCCTCGACCTGGTGTCCGGCATGGTCCGGTCCCGCTGGTCGCAGTCCCGCGACCTGGTGGACTCGCTGGAGGAGCTGGCGGCCACCGCCGACCTCACGGCGGCCCAGCAGGGCGACGCGCTCGACAACGTCGAGGACGAGGTGTTCCGGTTCGGCCGGATCGTCTCCTCGAGCACCGAGCTGCGTTCCGCGCTGACCGACCGCGCGGCCACCGCCTCCGCCAAGAGCGAGCTGCTGCGCAGCCTGCTCGGCGGCAAGGTGAACGCCGTCACCGAGCGCCTGGTGATCCGTCTTGTCACGCACCCGCGTGGACGTAGCCTGGAAGCGGGACTCGAGTCCCTTTCCAAGCTCGCCGCCGAGCGCCGTGACCGCATGGTCGCCACCGTGACCAGCGCGGTTCCGCTCAGCGACGTGCAGAAGACGCGTCTCGGCGCGGTGCTGGCCAAGCTGTACGGCCGCCAGATGCACCTGAACCTCGACGTGGACCCCGAGGTCCTCGGCGGGATCTCGGTGCGAGTCGGCGACGAGGTCATCGACGGCACCATCGCGGACCGCCTCGCAGAGGCGTCCCGCCGCATGGCCGGCTGA
- a CDS encoding MraY family glycosyltransferase codes for MREYLLTLCVTVAVTYLLTGPVRKFAIAAGAMPEIRARDVHREPTPRLGGIAMFGGLCAGLLVADHLRNLNGVFELSNEPRALLSGAALIWLVGVLDDKFEIDALIKLGAQMISAGVMVMQGLTILWIPVPFFGTVSLTQWQGNLLTVALVVVTINAVNFVDGLDGLAAGMVCIAAAAFFLYSYRIWFGYGIEAAAPATLFAAILMGMCLGFLPHNMHPARIFMGDSGSMLIGLVLAAAAISITGQVDPDALALYAQGERNATHAMLPVFIPLILPLTIIAIPMADLILAIVRRTWKGQSPFAADRGHLHHRLLELGHSHSRAVLIMYFWSGLIAFGTVAYSVHSATMWIVAAIAALSAVGLILLLLPRFTPRTPRWAEGLVPPRYRHAARAAEAAAEAAALDASGAEPEPVRPIAAGVSGVNGATAVGPRSRFPDRRKAESTR; via the coding sequence GTGCGTGAATATCTGCTGACGCTTTGCGTCACGGTCGCGGTGACCTACCTGCTGACCGGGCCCGTGCGGAAGTTCGCGATCGCGGCCGGGGCCATGCCGGAGATCCGTGCCCGCGACGTGCACCGAGAGCCCACGCCACGGCTGGGCGGCATCGCCATGTTCGGCGGTCTGTGCGCGGGTCTGCTGGTCGCCGACCACCTGCGGAACCTGAACGGCGTCTTCGAGCTGTCGAACGAGCCGCGCGCACTGCTCTCCGGTGCGGCGCTGATCTGGCTGGTCGGCGTGCTGGACGACAAGTTCGAGATCGACGCCCTGATCAAGCTCGGCGCGCAGATGATCTCCGCCGGCGTGATGGTCATGCAGGGCCTGACGATCCTGTGGATCCCGGTGCCCTTCTTCGGCACGGTCTCGCTCACCCAGTGGCAGGGCAACCTGCTCACCGTGGCCCTCGTGGTGGTCACCATCAACGCGGTGAACTTCGTCGACGGCCTCGACGGCCTGGCCGCGGGCATGGTCTGCATCGCCGCCGCGGCGTTCTTCCTCTACTCGTACCGGATCTGGTTCGGCTACGGCATCGAGGCGGCCGCGCCGGCCACCCTCTTCGCCGCGATCCTGATGGGCATGTGCCTCGGCTTCCTGCCGCACAACATGCATCCCGCGCGGATCTTCATGGGCGACTCCGGCTCGATGCTGATCGGCCTGGTGCTCGCCGCCGCCGCCATCTCCATCACCGGCCAGGTGGACCCCGACGCCCTGGCCCTGTACGCGCAGGGCGAGCGCAACGCGACCCACGCGATGCTCCCCGTCTTCATCCCGCTGATCCTGCCCCTGACGATCATCGCGATCCCGATGGCGGACCTGATCCTGGCCATCGTGCGGCGTACGTGGAAGGGCCAGTCGCCCTTCGCGGCCGACCGCGGGCACCTGCACCACCGCCTGCTGGAGCTCGGACATTCGCACAGCCGCGCGGTCCTGATCATGTACTTCTGGTCGGGGCTGATCGCCTTCGGCACGGTGGCCTATTCGGTGCATTCCGCCACGATGTGGATCGTGGCTGCCATCGCCGCGCTGAGCGCCGTGGGTCTGATCCTGCTGCTCCTGCCGCGCTTCACCCCGCGTACCCCGCGCTGGGCGGAGGGTCTGGTTCCGCCGCGCTACCGGCACGCCGCACGGGCGGCCGAGGCCGCCGCGGAAGCGGCCGCGCTGGATGCCTCGGGCGCGGAGCCGGAGCCCGTCAGGCCGATCGCGGCGGGCGTCTCCGGCGTCAACGGAGCGACCGCCGTGGGCCCCCGTTCGCGCTTCCCCGACCGACGTAAGGCTGAATCCACCCGCTGA
- a CDS encoding L-threonylcarbamoyladenylate synthase, with translation MARRYDCNDATDRKTGLREAASAVRRGELVVLPTDTLYGIGADAFSPEAVHDLLAAKGRGRGMPTPVLIGSPNTLHGLVTDFSEQAWELVDAFWPGALTLVAKHQPSLAWDLGDTDGTVAVRMPLHPVAIELLTEVGPMAVSSANLSGHPAPEDCDAAREMLGDSVSVYLDGGPTPGIQPSSIVDVTGKVPVLLREGALTAEQLREVVPDLEVAP, from the coding sequence ATGGCCCGGCGATACGACTGCAACGACGCGACGGACCGTAAGACGGGTCTGCGTGAAGCCGCATCCGCCGTGCGCCGCGGCGAGCTCGTCGTGCTGCCCACCGACACCCTGTACGGGATCGGCGCGGACGCCTTCAGCCCGGAGGCCGTCCACGACCTGCTCGCCGCCAAGGGCCGGGGCCGCGGCATGCCCACCCCGGTGCTCATCGGCTCCCCGAACACCCTGCACGGCCTCGTCACGGACTTCTCCGAGCAGGCGTGGGAGCTCGTCGACGCCTTCTGGCCGGGCGCGCTGACGCTGGTCGCCAAGCACCAGCCGTCCCTGGCGTGGGACCTGGGGGACACCGACGGCACGGTCGCCGTCCGCATGCCCCTGCACCCCGTCGCGATCGAGCTGCTGACCGAGGTCGGCCCGATGGCGGTGTCCTCGGCCAACCTGTCCGGGCACCCGGCGCCGGAGGACTGCGACGCGGCGCGCGAGATGCTCGGGGACTCCGTGTCCGTGTACCTGGACGGCGGCCCGACGCCCGGCATCCAGCCGTCGTCGATCGTCGACGTCACCGGGAAGGTTCCCGTCCTGCTGCGGGAGGGTGCGCTCACCGCCGAGCAGCTGCGGGAGGTCGTACCCGACCTCGAGGTCGCCCCGTGA
- the atpE gene encoding ATP synthase F0 subunit C: MSQTLAAVTGSLSSVGYGLAAIGPGVGVGIIFGNGTQALARQPEAAGLIRANQILGFAFCEALALIGLVMPFVYS; encoded by the coding sequence ATGTCCCAGACCCTTGCTGCCGTCACCGGTTCCCTCAGCTCCGTGGGCTACGGCCTCGCGGCCATCGGCCCCGGCGTCGGCGTCGGCATCATCTTCGGTAACGGCACCCAGGCGCTCGCCCGTCAGCCCGAAGCTGCCGGTCTGATCCGCGCCAACCAGATCCTCGGCTTCGCCTTCTGTGAGGCGCTCGCCCTCATCGGTCTGGTCATGCCGTTCGTCTACAGCTGA
- a CDS encoding F0F1 ATP synthase subunit B — protein sequence MNLLVLAAEEPGNPLVPPIPELVIGLLAFVIVFGFLAKKLLPNINKVLEERREAIEGGIEKAESAQTEAQSVLEQYKAQLAEARHEAARLRQEALEQGTALKEELRAEGQRQREEIIAAGHAQIAADRKAASQALRQDVGKLATDLAGKLVGESLEDHARQSRTIDRFLSELEEKAEAAR from the coding sequence GTGAACCTCCTGGTTCTCGCGGCCGAGGAGCCGGGTAACCCGCTCGTCCCGCCGATCCCCGAGCTCGTCATCGGTCTGCTCGCCTTCGTCATCGTCTTCGGTTTCCTCGCGAAGAAGCTCCTCCCGAACATCAACAAGGTTCTGGAAGAGCGCCGCGAGGCCATCGAGGGCGGTATCGAGAAGGCGGAATCCGCCCAGACCGAGGCCCAGAGCGTCCTGGAGCAGTACAAGGCCCAGCTCGCCGAAGCCCGGCACGAGGCCGCGCGCCTGCGCCAGGAAGCGCTGGAGCAGGGCACTGCGCTCAAGGAAGAACTGCGCGCAGAGGGCCAGCGGCAGCGTGAGGAGATCATCGCTGCCGGTCACGCCCAGATCGCGGCGGACCGCAAGGCCGCTTCCCAGGCGCTGCGTCAGGACGTGGGCAAGCTCGCCACCGACCTGGCCGGAAAGCTCGTCGGCGAGTCCCTTGAGGACCACGCCCGGCAGAGCCGCACCATCGACCGCTTCCTCAGCGAGCTTGAGGAGAAGGCCGAGGCGGCCCGATGA
- the prmC gene encoding peptide chain release factor N(5)-glutamine methyltransferase, which produces MNLLLAEVAQATQRLAAAGVPSPRFDAEELAAFVHGVKRGELHHVKDADFDARYWEAVARREAREPLQHITGRAFFRYLELQVGPGVFVPRPETESVVDWAIHAVRAMDVVEPMIVDLCTGSGAIALAMAQEVPRSRVHAVELSEDALRWTRKNAEGSRVTVHQGDALSALPELDGQVDLVISNPPYIPLTEWEYVAPEARDHDPEMALFSGEDGLDTIRGIERTAHRLLRPGGIVVIEHADTQGGQVPWIFAEERGWADAADHPDLNNRPRFATARKALP; this is translated from the coding sequence GTGAACTTGCTGCTTGCCGAGGTGGCCCAGGCCACCCAGCGGCTGGCCGCCGCCGGCGTGCCCTCACCGCGTTTCGACGCGGAGGAGCTCGCGGCCTTCGTGCACGGCGTCAAACGGGGGGAACTGCACCACGTCAAGGACGCGGACTTCGACGCCCGCTACTGGGAGGCCGTCGCCCGCCGCGAGGCGCGCGAGCCGCTCCAGCACATCACCGGCCGCGCCTTCTTCCGGTACCTGGAGCTCCAGGTCGGACCCGGGGTCTTCGTGCCCCGGCCCGAGACCGAGTCGGTCGTGGACTGGGCCATACACGCCGTCCGGGCGATGGACGTGGTCGAGCCGATGATCGTGGACCTGTGCACCGGCTCCGGCGCCATCGCTCTGGCCATGGCGCAGGAGGTGCCGCGCTCGCGCGTGCACGCCGTCGAGCTGTCCGAGGACGCGCTGCGGTGGACCCGCAAGAACGCCGAGGGCTCCCGGGTCACCGTGCACCAGGGCGACGCCCTGAGCGCCCTGCCGGAGCTCGACGGCCAGGTCGACCTGGTCATCTCCAACCCGCCGTACATCCCGCTCACCGAGTGGGAGTACGTCGCGCCCGAGGCCCGCGACCACGACCCGGAGATGGCGCTCTTCTCCGGCGAGGACGGCCTGGACACCATCCGCGGCATCGAGCGCACCGCCCACCGGCTGCTGCGGCCCGGCGGCATCGTCGTCATCGAGCACGCCGACACCCAGGGCGGCCAGGTCCCGTGGATCTTCGCCGAGGAACGGGGCTGGGCCGACGCGGCCGACCACCCGGACCTCAACAACCGCCCCCGCTTCGCGACCGCGCGCAAGGCACTGCCGTGA
- the glyA gene encoding serine hydroxymethyltransferase produces the protein MSVITQSTDLLRQQDPQMADVLDGERRRQAGSLQLIAAENFTSAAVLGALGSPLANKYAEGYPGNRYHGGCEYADLAEQIAVERAKALFGAEHANVQPHSGSSAVLAAYAALLRPGDTVLAMGLLYGGHLTHGSPANFSGRWFDFVGYGVDAETGLIDYEQVQDLARAHRPKAIVCGSISYPRHPEYSAFREIADEVGAYLIADAAHPIGLVAGGAAPSPVPYADVVCATTHKVLRGPRGGMVLCGAEFAERIDRAVFPFTQGGAQMHTIAAKAVAFGEAARPAFTTYAHRVVANARVIAGALEEHGFTITTGGTDTHLITADPAPLGMDGPTARGRLAAAGIVLDTCALPYGDQRGVRLGTAAVTTQGMGEAEMHRIAALFAAGLRGDGAKTRTEVNELALEFPPYGE, from the coding sequence ATGAGCGTCATCACCCAGTCCACGGACCTGCTGCGGCAGCAGGATCCGCAGATGGCCGACGTGCTCGACGGGGAGCGCCGGCGCCAGGCCGGCAGCTTGCAGCTGATCGCCGCCGAGAACTTCACCTCCGCAGCCGTGCTCGGCGCGCTCGGGTCGCCGCTCGCCAACAAGTACGCCGAGGGGTACCCCGGCAACCGGTACCACGGCGGCTGTGAATACGCCGACCTGGCCGAGCAGATCGCCGTGGAGCGGGCCAAGGCGCTGTTCGGGGCCGAGCACGCCAACGTGCAGCCGCACTCCGGCTCCTCCGCCGTGCTGGCCGCGTACGCCGCCCTGCTGCGGCCCGGGGACACCGTGCTGGCGATGGGGCTCCTGTACGGGGGCCACCTCACCCACGGCTCGCCCGCCAACTTCTCCGGGCGCTGGTTCGACTTCGTCGGGTACGGGGTCGACGCCGAGACGGGTCTCATCGACTACGAGCAGGTGCAGGACCTCGCCCGCGCACACCGGCCCAAGGCGATCGTGTGCGGGTCCATCTCCTACCCCCGCCACCCCGAGTACTCGGCCTTCCGGGAGATCGCCGACGAGGTCGGGGCCTACCTGATCGCCGACGCGGCCCATCCGATCGGCCTGGTGGCCGGCGGGGCCGCGCCCAGTCCGGTGCCCTACGCCGACGTCGTCTGCGCGACCACGCACAAGGTGCTGCGCGGGCCGCGCGGCGGGATGGTCCTGTGCGGCGCCGAGTTCGCCGAGCGCATCGACCGGGCGGTGTTCCCCTTCACCCAGGGCGGCGCCCAGATGCACACCATCGCCGCCAAGGCCGTGGCCTTCGGCGAGGCGGCCCGGCCGGCCTTCACCACGTACGCCCACCGGGTCGTCGCCAATGCCCGGGTGATCGCGGGCGCCCTCGAAGAGCACGGGTTCACGATCACCACCGGCGGCACCGACACCCATCTGATCACCGCCGATCCGGCGCCGCTGGGCATGGACGGTCCGACCGCGCGCGGCCGGCTGGCCGCCGCCGGGATCGTGCTCGACACCTGCGCCCTCCCGTACGGGGACCAGCGGGGCGTCCGGCTGGGAACGGCCGCCGTGACCACCCAGGGGATGGGGGAGGCGGAGATGCACCGGATCGCGGCTCTGTTCGCGGCCGGGCTGCGCGGGGATGGCGCGAAGACACGTACGGAGGTCAATGAGCTGGCGCTGGAATTTCCCCCTTACGGGGAGTAA
- the atpA gene encoding F0F1 ATP synthase subunit alpha: MAELTIRPEEIRDALENFVQSYQPDAASREEVGTVSVAGDGIAKVEGLPSAMANELLKFEDGTLGLALNLEEREIGAVVLGEFSGIEEGQPVQRTGEVLSVGVGEGYLGRVVDPLGNPIDGLGEIATEGRRALELQAPGVMVRKSVHEPMQTGYKAIDAMVPVGRGQRQLIIGDRQTGKTALAVDTIINQRDNWRSGDVNKQVRCIYVAIGQKGSTIASVRGALEDAGALEYTTIVAAPASDPAGFKYLAPYTGSAIGQHWMYAGKHVLIIFDDLSKQADAYRAVSLLLRRPPGREAYPGDVFYLHSRLLERCAKLSDEMGAGSMTGLPIVETKANDVSAFIPTNVISITDGQCFLESDLFNAGQRPALNVGISVSRVGGSAQHKAMKQVSGRLRLDLAQYRELEAFAAFGSDLDAASKASLERGKRLVELLKQGQYQPMPVEEQVVSVWAGTTGKMDDVPVADIRRFESELLEHLRRERKDLLTSIADGGKMSDDTLSSIADAITGFKRQFETSDGKLLGEDAPAVNVSK; this comes from the coding sequence ATGGCGGAGCTCACGATCCGGCCGGAGGAGATCCGGGACGCACTGGAGAACTTTGTCCAGTCGTACCAGCCGGACGCGGCCTCGCGCGAGGAGGTCGGAACGGTCAGCGTTGCCGGCGACGGCATCGCGAAGGTGGAGGGCCTGCCCTCCGCCATGGCGAACGAGCTGCTGAAGTTCGAGGACGGCACCCTCGGTCTCGCCCTCAACCTCGAGGAGCGCGAGATCGGTGCGGTCGTCCTCGGCGAGTTCAGCGGCATCGAGGAGGGCCAGCCGGTGCAGCGCACCGGTGAGGTGCTCTCCGTCGGCGTCGGCGAGGGTTACCTCGGCCGCGTCGTCGACCCGCTCGGCAACCCGATCGACGGTCTCGGCGAGATCGCGACCGAAGGCCGCCGCGCCCTCGAGCTGCAGGCCCCCGGCGTCATGGTCCGCAAGTCGGTCCACGAGCCGATGCAGACCGGCTACAAGGCCATCGACGCGATGGTCCCCGTCGGCCGTGGCCAGCGTCAGCTGATCATCGGCGACCGTCAGACGGGTAAGACCGCCCTGGCCGTCGACACGATCATCAACCAGCGCGACAACTGGCGCTCGGGCGACGTGAACAAGCAGGTTCGCTGCATCTACGTCGCCATCGGCCAGAAGGGCTCGACCATCGCGTCCGTTCGCGGCGCGCTGGAAGACGCGGGCGCGCTCGAGTACACGACGATCGTCGCCGCCCCGGCGTCCGACCCGGCCGGCTTCAAGTACCTGGCGCCGTACACCGGTTCCGCCATCGGCCAGCACTGGATGTACGCCGGCAAGCACGTCCTGATCATCTTCGACGACCTGTCGAAGCAGGCCGACGCCTACCGCGCCGTGTCGCTGCTGCTGCGCCGCCCGCCGGGCCGCGAGGCCTACCCGGGTGACGTCTTCTACCTGCACTCCCGTCTGCTGGAGCGCTGCGCGAAGCTGTCCGACGAGATGGGTGCCGGTTCGATGACCGGTCTGCCGATCGTCGAGACCAAGGCGAACGACGTGTCGGCGTTCATCCCGACCAACGTCATCTCCATCACCGACGGCCAGTGCTTCCTGGAGTCCGACCTGTTCAACGCGGGCCAGCGCCCGGCGCTGAACGTCGGTATCTCGGTCTCCCGCGTCGGTGGCTCCGCCCAGCACAAGGCCATGAAGCAGGTTTCCGGCCGTCTGCGCCTGGACCTCGCCCAGTACCGTGAGCTGGAGGCGTTCGCCGCCTTCGGTTCCGACCTGGACGCCGCGTCGAAGGCTTCGCTGGAGCGCGGCAAGCGTCTGGTCGAGCTGCTGAAGCAGGGCCAGTACCAGCCGATGCCCGTCGAGGAGCAGGTCGTCTCCGTCTGGGCCGGCACCACCGGCAAGATGGACGACGTTCCGGTCGCCGACATCCGTCGCTTCGAGTCGGAGCTGCTGGAGCACCTGCGCCGCGAGCGCAAGGACCTCCTCACCTCCATCGCCGACGGCGGCAAGATGTCGGACGACACCCTGTCCTCCATCGCGGACGCCATCACCGGCTTCAAGCGGCAGTTCGAGACCTCGGACGGCAAGCTCCTGGGCGAGGACGCACCGGCCGTCAACGTCTCCAAGTGA